In Fundidesulfovibrio soli, a single window of DNA contains:
- a CDS encoding ABC transporter substrate-binding protein, protein MPRLFLSLVVLLCLTGSAFAAEPILIGGIFAESGPTAEIGTATRLVAEMTLKQINDKGGILGRPLKMIAYDTQSTPEVALRMARQLVESDGVLALIGPTSTGEGMAVKKYTEEQKIPTIMTVGGDAIVAGGKYGPFDWTFKVPQRTNTAVEKIYAHLKAHNLTKVALLTAKDPFGQDGSDALKALAQANGITIVAEENIDSKGTDFSAEAFKVVMAKPQAVVIWTIGPAAAIAAKNFAALPGDKPLLVESHGIAGANFLKLAGENAEGVVMPATKLMVAESLPAGDPQKEVIAAFVKNYADQGLQAKFPMNTHSGYAADALTLLVEGLKKAGKPEREPLRDALQNLKGVVGVSGVFNTTPQDHNGLTTDSMVMVTVKGGKFVEAK, encoded by the coding sequence ATGCCGCGTTTGTTCTTGTCCCTTGTTGTCCTGCTCTGCCTGACGGGCAGCGCCTTCGCAGCGGAACCCATCCTGATAGGCGGCATCTTCGCGGAATCCGGCCCCACCGCCGAAATTGGCACCGCCACGCGCCTGGTGGCCGAGATGACCCTCAAGCAGATCAACGACAAGGGCGGCATCCTCGGCCGTCCGCTCAAGATGATCGCCTACGACACCCAGTCCACCCCCGAGGTGGCCCTGCGCATGGCCCGCCAGTTGGTGGAGTCCGACGGGGTGCTGGCGCTCATCGGGCCCACCTCCACGGGTGAGGGCATGGCCGTGAAGAAGTACACCGAGGAGCAGAAGATTCCCACCATCATGACCGTGGGCGGCGACGCCATCGTGGCTGGCGGCAAGTACGGCCCCTTCGACTGGACCTTCAAGGTGCCCCAGCGCACCAACACCGCCGTGGAGAAGATCTACGCCCACCTCAAGGCCCACAACCTGACCAAGGTCGCCCTGCTCACCGCCAAGGACCCCTTCGGCCAGGACGGCTCCGACGCGCTCAAGGCCCTGGCCCAGGCCAACGGCATCACCATCGTGGCCGAGGAGAACATCGACTCAAAGGGCACCGACTTCTCGGCCGAGGCCTTCAAGGTCGTCATGGCCAAACCCCAGGCCGTGGTGATCTGGACCATCGGGCCCGCCGCCGCCATCGCGGCCAAGAACTTCGCCGCCCTGCCCGGGGACAAGCCCCTGCTGGTCGAGTCCCACGGCATCGCCGGGGCCAACTTCCTCAAGCTGGCGGGCGAGAACGCCGAGGGCGTGGTCATGCCCGCCACCAAGCTCATGGTGGCCGAGAGCCTGCCCGCGGGCGACCCCCAGAAGGAGGTCATCGCGGCCTTCGTCAAGAACTACGCGGACCAGGGCCTGCAGGCCAAATTCCCCATGAATACCCACTCCGGCTATGCCGCCGACGCGCTGACCCTGCTGGTGGAGGGGCTCAAGAAGGCGGGCAAGCCCGAGAGGGAGCCCCTGCGCGACGCGCTTCAGAACCTGAAGGGCGTGGTGGGTGTGTCCGGCGTGTTCAACACCACCCCGCAGGACCACAACGGGCTGACCACGGACTCCATGGTGATGGTCACCGTGAAGGGCGGTAAGTTCGTGGAGGCCAAATAG
- a CDS encoding VCBS repeat-containing protein: protein MIRARVVFLAALALLLTASAAMAQVKTFAVLPFAVNGPEKFAYLSQGVQDMLVSRLTWQGKLQPTDKSAIDQKVKAAPRSESEAKAAMAALKADYAVFGSMTIAGDDASLDVKVLDSKGQLTAKSAQTKLNTMIPTMEGLAREINAQVFNRVEAARDPKTGQPVQSVNQMNPAFVVNQTAENQQVYLNPNFRYAGNTDTPGSWRSQTLPYAANGMALGDLDGDGQNEVVLFSNSEVYVYRFQERQLAPVAKWEGSTRVKLVRASILPLGAEKGNKLVVSGFFNKLPQSTILRLEGNKLVAEAERLPWYLSAVKLPPRYQKQLVGAKGDSKEVFTGGVHEMSYANGVLTAGPRLSLPHKANPFNFAYLPEEAGYKLVVLDDNDRLEVYSGRNDAIAKTEEQYAGSSMGIEHDSLMPPTAAPNENYLWSYYYIPLPLVPAILGNDKKSELLVSRNISVASQFFENFRLFSQGEIHSLGWDGVGLNLKWKTRRLKGTIVGYDVADIDQSKVQNLVVCMNTFPGPAGIKNRRTIVVAYPLDLESIQKGVKFGNMDEVGN, encoded by the coding sequence ATGATCCGCGCCCGCGTGGTATTTCTGGCCGCACTGGCCCTTCTCCTGACTGCTTCCGCCGCAATGGCCCAGGTGAAAACCTTCGCCGTGCTGCCCTTCGCCGTGAACGGCCCCGAAAAATTCGCCTACCTGTCCCAGGGCGTGCAGGACATGCTCGTCTCCCGCCTGACCTGGCAGGGCAAGCTCCAGCCCACGGACAAGTCCGCCATCGACCAGAAGGTCAAGGCCGCACCGCGCTCCGAGTCCGAGGCCAAGGCCGCCATGGCCGCGCTCAAGGCCGACTATGCGGTGTTCGGCTCCATGACCATCGCCGGCGACGACGCCAGCCTCGACGTCAAGGTGCTGGACTCCAAGGGCCAGCTGACCGCCAAGAGCGCCCAGACCAAGCTCAACACCATGATCCCCACCATGGAGGGCCTGGCCAGGGAGATCAACGCCCAGGTGTTCAACCGCGTCGAGGCCGCCCGCGACCCCAAGACCGGGCAGCCCGTCCAGTCCGTGAACCAGATGAACCCCGCCTTCGTGGTCAACCAGACCGCCGAGAACCAGCAGGTTTATCTGAACCCCAATTTCCGCTACGCGGGCAACACCGACACCCCCGGCTCCTGGCGCAGCCAGACCCTGCCCTACGCCGCCAACGGCATGGCCCTCGGCGACCTGGACGGCGACGGCCAGAACGAGGTGGTGCTCTTCTCCAACAGTGAAGTCTACGTCTACCGCTTCCAGGAGAGGCAGCTGGCCCCGGTGGCCAAATGGGAAGGCTCCACCCGCGTGAAGCTGGTGCGCGCCTCCATCCTGCCGCTGGGAGCGGAGAAGGGCAACAAGCTGGTGGTCTCCGGCTTCTTCAACAAGCTGCCCCAGTCCACCATCCTGCGCCTTGAGGGCAACAAGCTGGTGGCCGAGGCCGAGCGCCTGCCCTGGTACCTCTCCGCCGTGAAGCTGCCCCCGCGCTACCAGAAGCAGCTCGTGGGCGCCAAGGGCGACTCCAAGGAAGTGTTCACCGGCGGCGTGCACGAAATGAGCTACGCCAACGGCGTCCTGACCGCCGGCCCGCGCCTGAGCCTGCCGCACAAGGCCAACCCCTTCAACTTCGCCTACCTGCCCGAGGAGGCCGGATACAAGCTGGTGGTGCTCGACGACAACGACCGCCTGGAAGTGTACAGCGGCCGCAACGACGCCATCGCCAAGACCGAGGAGCAGTACGCCGGGTCCAGCATGGGCATCGAGCATGACAGCCTCATGCCCCCCACCGCCGCCCCCAACGAGAACTACCTCTGGAGCTACTACTACATCCCGCTGCCGCTGGTGCCCGCCATCCTCGGCAACGACAAGAAGTCCGAGCTGCTGGTGAGCCGCAACATCTCCGTGGCCTCCCAGTTCTTCGAGAACTTCCGCCTCTTCTCCCAGGGCGAGATCCACTCCCTGGGCTGGGACGGCGTGGGCCTGAACCTCAAGTGGAAGACCCGCCGCCTCAAGGGCACCATCGTGGGCTACGACGTGGCCGACATCGACCAGAGCAAGGTCCAGAACCTTGTGGTGTGCATGAACACCTTCCCCGGCCCCGCAGGGATCAAGAACAGGCGGACCATCGTGGTGGCCTACCCGCTTGACCTGGAGTCCATCCAGAAGGGCGTGAAGTTCGGCAACATGGACGAGGTGGGCAACTAG
- a CDS encoding branched-chain amino acid ABC transporter permease, producing the protein MRREVRSLAAFLAAVALVGAFLPNVHLLALNQHLFLALNVLALNFCLGLGGQASMASGAFCGLGAYGSVILHSLLPQGTLVIVPAVASCAFFAAAWISKPLEKLGEGFLAMATLCLCLIFVNLVLAFAPLTGGSNGMMVSVSPSLPLLGELKGDRANFAALLFLLALGGYIFAAVRDSRLGRALLACKDDSLAASSCGIDRLGVRAVSFGIGGAFSALAGMVLANSTGFISPGQFDLGLSLKTLLFLVIGGPGRLVRPLLAVVLLEALISSFHSLGEATMLVHGLILATALLAGYWRETGGLAWLPRLVAPAAKRV; encoded by the coding sequence GTGCGCCGCGAAGTCCGCTCCCTGGCCGCCTTCCTGGCCGCCGTGGCCCTGGTGGGGGCGTTCCTGCCCAACGTGCACCTGCTGGCGCTGAACCAGCACCTGTTCCTGGCGCTCAACGTGCTGGCGCTCAATTTCTGCCTGGGCCTGGGCGGGCAGGCCTCCATGGCCTCGGGCGCGTTCTGCGGCCTGGGCGCCTACGGCTCCGTGATCCTGCATTCGCTGTTGCCGCAGGGCACGCTCGTCATCGTGCCCGCGGTGGCCTCCTGCGCCTTCTTCGCCGCCGCCTGGATCAGCAAGCCCCTTGAGAAGCTCGGCGAGGGCTTCCTGGCCATGGCCACGCTCTGCCTCTGCCTGATCTTCGTGAACCTGGTGCTGGCCTTCGCCCCCCTGACCGGCGGGTCCAACGGCATGATGGTCTCAGTGAGCCCCTCCCTGCCCCTGCTGGGCGAGCTCAAGGGCGACCGGGCCAACTTCGCCGCACTGCTCTTCCTGCTTGCCCTCGGTGGCTACATCTTCGCCGCCGTGCGCGATTCGCGCCTGGGCCGCGCCCTGCTGGCCTGCAAGGACGACTCCCTGGCGGCTTCCTCCTGCGGCATCGACCGCCTGGGCGTGCGGGCCGTGTCCTTCGGCATCGGCGGGGCCTTCTCCGCCCTGGCGGGCATGGTGCTGGCCAACTCCACGGGGTTCATCAGCCCCGGGCAGTTCGACCTGGGCCTCTCCCTCAAGACGCTGCTCTTCCTGGTCATCGGCGGGCCGGGCCGCCTGGTGCGCCCGCTCCTGGCCGTCGTCCTTTTGGAGGCGCTCATCTCCTCGTTCCATTCCCTGGGCGAAGCCACCATGCTGGTGCACGGCCTGATCCTGGCGACGGCCCTGCTGGCGGGCTACTGGCGGGAGACGGGCGGCCTGGCCTGGCTGCCGCGCCTGGTTGCCCCTGCGGCGAAACGAGTGTAA
- a CDS encoding branched-chain amino acid ABC transporter permease translates to MLVLYLAQAVNSGLALGAVYGLMALGFCLIYNSSRLINFAQGELLLLGGLVLFSLSQTLQLGPVSALLATGVFGFLLGHLLYSTTLGVMLLAQPLRQLMLTVAASLIWQGAAVLIWGKNPLKLEQFVAMPALRMGPVFLGPNTVTALVLAVASVAVLSAFLGLTRTGRAIRAVSMNALAARLQGVNPVRAQALSFALSGILSALAAMAIGPQTMLRYDMGFGLGLKGFVAATLGGYTSLGKVFCGGLLLGVIEACLTLAFSADLKETLTYSLLVALLVLAPTPQSRQQKV, encoded by the coding sequence GTGCTGGTTCTGTACCTGGCCCAGGCCGTCAACTCGGGGCTGGCTCTCGGAGCGGTCTACGGATTGATGGCCCTGGGCTTCTGCCTGATCTACAATTCGAGCAGGCTCATCAATTTCGCCCAGGGGGAGCTTCTCCTCCTGGGCGGACTTGTGCTTTTCAGCCTGTCGCAGACCCTCCAGCTCGGCCCTGTCTCCGCCCTGCTGGCCACCGGCGTGTTCGGGTTCCTGCTGGGCCACCTGCTCTACTCCACCACGCTCGGCGTGATGCTCCTGGCCCAGCCCCTGCGCCAGCTCATGCTCACCGTGGCCGCCAGCCTGATCTGGCAGGGCGCGGCGGTGCTCATCTGGGGCAAGAACCCGCTCAAGCTCGAACAGTTCGTCGCCATGCCCGCGCTGCGCATGGGCCCGGTGTTCCTCGGGCCCAACACCGTCACCGCCCTGGTGCTGGCCGTGGCCAGCGTGGCCGTGCTCTCGGCCTTCCTGGGCCTCACCCGCACGGGGCGCGCCATCCGCGCCGTCTCCATGAACGCGCTGGCCGCCCGGCTGCAGGGCGTGAACCCTGTGCGCGCCCAGGCCCTCTCCTTCGCGCTCTCGGGCATCCTCTCGGCCCTGGCCGCCATGGCCATCGGCCCCCAGACCATGCTGCGTTACGACATGGGCTTCGGCCTGGGCCTCAAGGGCTTCGTGGCCGCCACCCTGGGCGGCTACACCTCACTGGGCAAAGTCTTCTGCGGCGGGCTGCTGCTGGGCGTCATCGAAGCCTGCCTGACCCTGGCCTTCAGCGCCGACCTCAAGGAGACGCTGACCTATTCCCTGCTGGTGGCCCTGCTGGTGCTGGCCCCCACCCCGCAGAGCAGGCAGCAGAAGGTCTAG
- a CDS encoding bifunctional riboflavin kinase/FAD synthetase produces MIVARTFDELEGVLNGCCLTIGNFDGVHVAHQKLLARTRERAKALNVVSLALTFEPHPRSVLLGKNDPPRLTTPEVKLELIAATGIEACMVLAFTRAFAALEPQDFVRDCLVRELGMRELIIGHDWAFGKGRKGDYNTLSALGRELGFAVERLGPVLVDDAVVSSTRIRDMLGAGDVWDAKPLLGRFHKVRGEVIHGADRGGKLLGFPTANVNAQGQLLPMGGVYAVWVTRGEDVWAGVANLGTNPTFGGGALSVEAHIFDYAGDLYGKEVDLHFVQRLRAEKKFSGIDELKARIAEDVRLAKRILAAPESAL; encoded by the coding sequence ATGATCGTAGCCCGAACATTCGACGAACTTGAAGGCGTCCTCAACGGATGCTGCCTGACCATAGGCAATTTCGACGGCGTCCACGTGGCGCACCAGAAACTCCTGGCCCGCACCCGCGAACGCGCCAAGGCCCTGAACGTGGTCAGCCTGGCCCTCACCTTCGAGCCGCACCCCCGCAGCGTGCTCCTTGGCAAGAACGACCCCCCGCGCCTGACCACACCCGAGGTCAAGCTGGAGCTCATCGCCGCCACCGGCATCGAGGCCTGCATGGTCCTGGCCTTCACCAGGGCCTTCGCCGCCCTGGAGCCGCAGGACTTCGTGCGCGACTGCCTGGTGCGCGAACTGGGCATGCGCGAGCTCATCATCGGGCACGACTGGGCCTTCGGCAAAGGCCGCAAGGGCGACTACAACACCCTCTCCGCCCTGGGGCGCGAGCTGGGCTTCGCCGTGGAGCGCCTCGGCCCCGTGCTGGTGGACGACGCCGTGGTCAGCTCCACGCGCATCCGCGACATGCTTGGCGCGGGCGACGTCTGGGACGCCAAGCCCCTGCTGGGGCGCTTCCACAAGGTGCGCGGCGAGGTCATCCACGGGGCGGACCGGGGCGGCAAGCTCCTGGGCTTCCCCACGGCCAACGTCAACGCCCAGGGGCAGCTGCTGCCCATGGGCGGGGTGTACGCCGTGTGGGTGACGCGCGGGGAGGACGTCTGGGCCGGGGTGGCCAACCTGGGCACCAACCCCACCTTCGGCGGCGGGGCGCTCTCAGTGGAGGCGCACATCTTCGACTACGCGGGCGACCTCTACGGCAAGGAGGTGGACCTGCACTTCGTCCAGCGCCTGCGCGCCGAGAAGAAATTCTCCGGCATCGATGAGCTCAAGGCCCGCATCGCCGAGGACGTGCGGCTGGCCAAGAGGATTCTGGCCGCGCCGGAATCCGCGCTGTAG
- a CDS encoding RsmB/NOP family class I SAM-dependent RNA methyltransferase, translating into MARSFRIVCDPEAVPRVEALLEAQGYAFEPEPFSPWCRRLTHEPAPLGSSLAARFGLIYIQDRSSMLPPLALDPPPGSAVLDMCASPGGKTSFLAQLAGREGYVLGNEPSADRLATLRQNLARLNLAQAVSTGSKGQDLALPPGGFSYILLDPPCSGWGTADKNPQVLTLWKPEKVEPLTSLQRELLAKAASLLAPGGRLLYSTCTTNRAENEDQAVWAASELGLEPLPLAPFPGFSFHEPQDPAAAGTLRVDGESSEAQGFYLALFTKPESARLPETEPEPEEAAPRRRSWRDPRGVAGKGPGSAPGTAPDMLAKARAGAPDLAWDRLPEGGAEMFKDELCFVPGRGAGLLPVRRKGQRLGRMAGDGFRPWARARLLLPPAGSGPELDADEPETVTALLEGRSITVEGGSGRMGLYFRGLPLGFLTVKGGRALWSDR; encoded by the coding sequence GTGGCCCGATCCTTCCGCATCGTCTGCGATCCCGAAGCCGTCCCCCGGGTGGAAGCCCTCCTGGAGGCGCAGGGGTACGCCTTCGAACCCGAACCGTTCAGCCCCTGGTGCCGCAGGCTCACCCACGAGCCCGCGCCCCTCGGCTCGTCCCTGGCGGCCCGTTTCGGGCTGATCTACATCCAGGACCGCTCCTCCATGCTGCCACCCCTGGCGCTGGACCCGCCCCCCGGCTCCGCCGTGCTGGACATGTGCGCCAGCCCGGGCGGCAAGACCTCCTTCCTGGCCCAGCTGGCGGGGCGGGAGGGCTACGTGCTCGGCAACGAGCCCAGCGCCGACCGTCTGGCCACCCTGCGCCAGAACCTGGCCCGCCTGAACCTGGCACAGGCCGTGAGCACGGGCAGCAAGGGGCAGGATCTGGCCCTGCCCCCGGGCGGCTTCTCCTACATCCTGCTGGACCCGCCCTGCAGCGGATGGGGCACCGCGGACAAGAACCCGCAGGTGCTCACCCTCTGGAAGCCGGAGAAGGTGGAGCCGCTGACCTCGCTGCAGCGCGAGCTGCTGGCCAAGGCCGCCTCGCTGCTGGCCCCGGGCGGGCGGCTCCTGTATTCCACCTGCACCACAAACCGCGCCGAAAACGAGGACCAGGCCGTCTGGGCCGCCAGCGAGCTGGGGCTCGAACCCCTGCCCCTGGCCCCGTTCCCGGGGTTTTCCTTCCACGAGCCCCAGGACCCGGCAGCGGCCGGGACCCTGCGCGTCGACGGCGAGAGCTCCGAGGCCCAGGGATTCTATTTGGCGCTGTTCACCAAACCGGAATCGGCCCGGCTCCCGGAAACCGAACCCGAGCCGGAGGAAGCCGCACCCAGGCGGCGCTCCTGGCGCGATCCCCGGGGTGTCGCGGGCAAGGGCCCAGGCTCCGCGCCGGGCACCGCGCCGGACATGCTGGCCAAGGCCCGGGCCGGAGCGCCCGACCTGGCCTGGGACCGGCTGCCCGAAGGCGGCGCCGAGATGTTCAAGGACGAGCTCTGCTTCGTGCCCGGACGCGGCGCGGGGCTGTTGCCCGTGCGGCGCAAGGGGCAGCGCCTCGGGCGCATGGCCGGGGACGGGTTCCGGCCCTGGGCCAGGGCCAGGCTGCTGCTGCCCCCCGCCGGGAGCGGCCCGGAGCTGGACGCGGACGAACCCGAGACGGTGACGGCCCTGCTGGAGGGGCGCAGCATCACCGTGGAGGGAGGCTCGGGCCGCATGGGGCTTTATTTCAGGGGCCTGCCCCTGGGGTTTCTGACCGTGAAGGGCGGCCGCGCCCTCTGGTCCGACAGATGA